The Triticum dicoccoides isolate Atlit2015 ecotype Zavitan chromosome 6A, WEW_v2.0, whole genome shotgun sequence genome has a window encoding:
- the LOC119317157 gene encoding lysine--tRNA ligase, chloroplastic/mitochondrial-like: protein MEALRVWRASSNLLGFAASRAAAAAAASAGRAHRFHIRCCSPAAAATTKPPQDRRRRSASSSSTSDRDSIRAIRLKKVEELRGKGYEPYAYKWDRTHTTKELQERYTHLENGEVCTEASVSIAGRIVARRAFGKLVFMTIRDDSGTIQLYCEKDSLTEEQFEQLKAFIDVGDILGASGSIKKTEKGELSVYVSFFEILTKSLLPLPDKYHGLTDVDKRYRQRYIDMIANPEVADVFRTRAKVVSEIRKTMESFGFIEVETPVLQGEAGGAEARPFITHHNSLQRDLYLRIATELHLKRMLVGGLEKVYEIGRIFRNEGISTRHNPEFTTIEMYEAYSDYESMMNLAEEIVTRCAMATTGKLKIDYQGTEISLERPWRRETMHRLVEEATGVDFNSFGDVESAKNAAKGLLGFKTESSENTSLQACSSVGHVLNEVFETVVESTLVQPTFVLDYPVEISPLAKPHRRYAGLTERFELFVCGREIGNAFSELTDPIDQRSRFENQIKQHNAKRAAMDKNVKSDESKGDDEYSYEVSLDEDFLTSLEYGMPPASGMGLGIDRLVMLLTNSASIRDVIAFPVLKLQQ from the exons ATGGAGGCGCTGCGGGTATGGAGGGCTTCCTCCAATCTCCTCGGCTTCgcggcctcccgcgccgccgccgccgccgccgcctcggccggTAGGGCCCACCGTTTCCACATCCGCTGCTGCTCCCCGGCCGCTGCCGCCACCACGAAGCCGCCCCAGGACCGGCGCCGCCGCAGCGCCTCCTCATCCTCCACCTCCGACCGCGACTCTATCCGCGCCATTCGCTTAAAAAAG GTCGAGGAGCTAAGAGGGAAGGGTTACGAACCGTACGCGTACAAGTGGGACAGGACTCACACGACCAAGGAGCTTCAGGAGAGGTACACCCATCTCGAGAATGGTGAAGTCTGCACCGAGGCGTCGGTTTCCATTGCTGGTAGGATCGTTGCCCGAAGAGCATTTGGAAAGCTTGTTTTCATGACCATAAGAGACGACTCCGGAACTATTCAG CTTTACTGTGAGAAAGACAGCCTTACGGAGGAGCAGTTTGAGCAACTGAAGGCATTTATTGATGTTGGCGATATCTTAGGTGCAAGTGGGTCCATAAAGAAGACAGAAAAAG GGGAACTATCTGTTTATGTCAGCTTTTTCGAAATCCTTACAAAATCCTTACTCCCGCTACCAGATAAGTATCATGGCTTGACAGATGTGGACAAGCGGTATCGCCAAAG GTACATTGACATGATTGCAAATCCTGAGGTTGCTGATGTGTTTCGAACAAGAGCAAAG GTTGTTTCTGAAATCCGCAAGACAATGGAATCATTTGGGTTCATTGAAGTTGAAACGCCAGTTCTACAG GGAGAAGCAGGTGGCGCTGAAGCAAGACCTTTTATAACTCACCATAACTCCCTCCAAAGGGATCTTTACTTGAGGATTGCAACGGAGCTGCATTTGAAAAGAATGCTG GTTGGAGGGCTCGAGAAAGTTTATGAGATTGGGAGAATATTCCGAAATGAAGGCATCTCTACTCGTCATAATCCTGAATTTACCACCATTGAA ATGTATGAAGCATATTCAGACTATGAAAGCATGATGAATTTGGCCGAAGAAATCGTAACTCGATGTGCTATGGCTACGACTGGAAAGCTTAAGATTGATTACCAG GGAACTGAAATCTCTCTGGAAAGACCATGGAGAAGGGAAACCATGCATCGTCTTGTCGAAGAAGCAACAGGAGTAGACTTCAATAGCTTTGGAGATGTTGAATCTGCTAAGAATGCTGCAAAAGGGCTGCTGGGGTTCAAAACAGAGAGCAGTGAGAATACTTCATTGCAAGCTTGTTCATCTGTTGGACATGTTCTCAACGAG GTCTTTGAGACTGTTGTTGAATCAACTCTTGTTCAACCAACATTTGTTCTTGACTACCCAGTTGAGATATCACCATTAGCGAAACCACATCGGAG GTATGCTGGTCTTACTGAACGATTTGAACTTTTTGTATGTGGCCGTGAAATTGGAAATGCATTTTCTGAGCTCACAGACCCAATTGATCAG AGGAGTCGTTTTGAAAATCAAATAAAGCAGCACAATGCTAAACGTGCTGCGATGGATAAGAATGTGAAATCGGACGAGAGTAAGGGGGATGATGAGTATTCCTATGAAGTTTCCTTGGATGAAGACTTCTTGACTTCTCTGGAATATGGAATGCCACCTGCTTCCGGAATG GGCCTTGGTATCGACCGGTTAGTAATGCTTTTGACAAACTCTGCCAGCATAAGGGACGTTATCGCCTTTCCAGTCCTGAAGCTTCAGCAATAG